A DNA window from Candidatus Poribacteria bacterium contains the following coding sequences:
- a CDS encoding DegT/DnrJ/EryC1/StrS family aminotransferase encodes MAERLAIDGGTPVIAEPIPGGMHGPSVIDQREIDAVTEVLQSGKLFRFVEDSNVANFEKEAAAHLGAKHALMVNSGTSAIVCALTGVGIGPGDEVILPGYTFIATAAAIVGVGAIPVIAEIDDSLGLDVADVERKITPHTKAILPVHMQGVPCRLEAIVELAKKHNLLVVEDCCQCVGGQYKGKYAGTWSDAGAWSLNYYKVISCGEGGLVFTDDYDVYERAAFAAEPGLPMWMSDSEWQNKPFSRQCYRTSEILGAIARVQLSKLEGILAHTRRLKKAFIAELAETPKGYIRQHVDDPSGECGISAAIIVKDVELAKKYADALKAEGLNAGTAYNEGFPDRHIYTYWDSILFKHSPDASGYPWKDPRYKGDVEYSRDMCPQTLSILGRALRFGFNVNMQEEHARLMAAAINKVDDALG; translated from the coding sequence ATGGCAGAACGTTTAGCAATAGATGGTGGAACCCCCGTTATCGCAGAACCGATACCCGGCGGGATGCACGGTCCGAGTGTCATAGATCAACGTGAGATTGATGCTGTGACCGAGGTCTTACAAAGTGGGAAGCTTTTTCGGTTCGTTGAGGATTCAAATGTAGCGAATTTTGAAAAAGAAGCAGCGGCGCACCTCGGTGCCAAACACGCCTTGATGGTGAACTCAGGGACCTCGGCGATCGTCTGTGCACTCACCGGTGTTGGTATCGGCCCCGGGGATGAGGTGATTCTGCCCGGCTATACTTTTATCGCAACTGCTGCTGCCATTGTTGGCGTGGGTGCGATTCCGGTGATAGCGGAGATTGACGATTCACTTGGCTTAGATGTCGCTGATGTGGAACGGAAAATCACGCCGCATACCAAAGCCATTTTACCGGTGCACATGCAAGGTGTACCGTGTCGGCTTGAAGCGATTGTCGAACTCGCCAAGAAGCATAATCTCTTGGTCGTTGAAGATTGCTGTCAATGCGTTGGCGGACAGTATAAAGGGAAATACGCAGGCACGTGGAGCGACGCAGGGGCATGGAGCCTCAACTACTACAAGGTAATCTCTTGTGGGGAGGGCGGTCTTGTCTTTACTGATGACTACGATGTCTATGAGCGCGCGGCGTTCGCGGCGGAACCCGGTCTGCCGATGTGGATGAGCGATTCTGAGTGGCAGAATAAACCGTTTTCGCGACAGTGCTACCGAACCAGCGAAATATTAGGTGCGATTGCACGTGTACAACTCTCAAAGTTGGAAGGCATCTTGGCACATACACGCCGACTCAAAAAGGCGTTCATCGCCGAACTCGCCGAGACGCCGAAGGGCTACATCCGACAACATGTCGATGATCCGAGTGGGGAGTGTGGTATCAGTGCCGCGATTATTGTGAAAGATGTGGAACTTGCCAAAAAGTACGCCGATGCGCTCAAGGCGGAGGGACTCAACGCTGGCACGGCTTACAATGAAGGCTTCCCGGATCGCCATATTTATACGTATTGGGATTCAATTCTGTTCAAACATTCACCGGATGCATCAGGGTATCCGTGGAAAGATCCGCGCTACAAAGGCGATGTCGAGTACTCGCGGGATATGTGTCCGCAGACACTATCCATCCTCGGTCGCGCGCTACGGTTCGGATTCAACGTCAACATGCAGGAAGAGCACGCTCGACTGATGGCAGCTGCTATCAATAAGGTCGATGACGCGCTCGGATAG
- a CDS encoding GNAT family N-acetyltransferase encodes MTKLTSQECLTLAEVIGDTPMTVISASRLQQGMCDAYIAGTLSNVTAALVFDAYCPDEPCGFGSDADTLWQLLKATDGWGCVNVESACAEPLGALIEADLGTPVRYYGDVCHALLAPVHCLGVPNPSHEVRLLTLEDVERLSKAPAEIQGNGYKTHAAMITYGIAAGAVVDGNIVAIAHTYAETDLHADIGVSTLEAWRKKGFSTAAASLVAQEIQAKGKVPAWSCGEDNHASLRVAQKLGFTEIGRRTYVIPNSPK; translated from the coding sequence ATGACTAAACTTACGTCCCAAGAATGTCTTACACTGGCTGAGGTCATTGGTGATACACCGATGACGGTTATCTCCGCGTCTCGCTTACAGCAGGGAATGTGCGATGCCTACATCGCTGGCACATTATCAAACGTCACAGCAGCACTCGTTTTCGATGCGTATTGTCCGGATGAGCCGTGTGGTTTTGGGAGCGATGCTGACACATTGTGGCAACTGCTAAAAGCCACTGACGGTTGGGGTTGTGTCAACGTAGAGTCGGCGTGCGCTGAACCCCTCGGTGCACTTATTGAAGCCGACCTGGGCACACCCGTCCGTTATTACGGCGATGTCTGCCACGCACTCTTAGCACCTGTCCATTGCCTTGGGGTTCCAAACCCCTCCCACGAGGTACGCCTTTTGACATTAGAAGATGTCGAGCGTCTGTCGAAAGCACCTGCGGAAATCCAAGGCAACGGCTACAAAACACACGCAGCGATGATAACATATGGCATCGCTGCTGGAGCCGTTGTAGACGGCAACATCGTCGCTATCGCGCATACTTACGCCGAGACCGACCTACATGCCGACATTGGGGTCTCTACACTGGAGGCGTGGCGGAAAAAAGGATTTTCCACGGCTGCTGCCTCCCTCGTTGCACAAGAAATTCAAGCGAAAGGCAAAGTACCGGCTTGGAGTTGCGGTGAAGACAACCACGCTTCGCTCCGTGTCGCGCAAAAACTCGGTTTCACTGAAATCGGTCGGCGCACCTATGTCATCCCAAACTCACCAAAATAG